A genomic stretch from Candidatus Aminicenantes bacterium includes:
- a CDS encoding amino acid transporter, with product MAQEVQSVPPVDKTKIGLPRVLGLWDVIMIVIGGIIGSGIFLSPSEIAVAVPYPILVIAVWVVGGMFSF from the coding sequence ATGGCCCAGGAAGTCCAAAGCGTTCCCCCTGTCGACAAAACCAAGATCGGCCTGCCCCGCGTCTTGGGCCTTTGGGACGTCATCATGATCGTCATCGGCGGCATCATCGGATCGGGCATCTTCCTGTCCCCCTCCGAGATCGCCGTGGCCGTCCCCTATCCGATTCTGGTGATCGCCGTCTGGGTTGTCGGCGGCATGTTCAGCTTT
- a CDS encoding C45 family autoproteolytic acyltransferase/hydrolase has product MRSAAITVICLLAVLVPLAGQAQTPAADGKLRIVTLEGTPYQMGLAHGTALKAEIAELVKRWKEDLTNSYKMPADEFIRKFLAYTDFKPAIERWTPGLLEEVRGIAAGAGVDFDTMYAFQLIDEVWVMNRDIGLDKCTSIAAGKRAEFPAFVSQTQDIPGFYHGFQTVLRIKDKKENLETLVFTIPGVIALNGMNSRSVGVCVNAVPQLACSPRGLPVAFVIRGLLRQRTYGEAAKFLGDIPPAAPQNYMIGGSTEAACFERSAGRMSRFIPFEGSEFTYHTNHPIVNEDFTPRFAEMLKRQGTTLAQYGKFCTRLAFLGRKLTDKSAVLDLDQLKALYSNHASGINNAGTYGCTIMILGEKPELHISPGRPDVAPFQVLGFSEVQGKYFAKKAYAPSPLPTFAATKTLLPSPRFDDQPGYVAMYWKAWELAFRNFHEPAAATGYVSQFIDAAFNQNIFAWDTCFMTFFTNTAHPLVPGIASLDNFYARQHEDGEICREIDRSTGRDFKVWINPGQPLYSAWGFNIDNPPPPVTVQYIGRQAPLIPSKVTLDGLDHPLFAWAEIVDISCEMVLVAREMAEMARTIGKRGEAEVFDREADALAELINRLMWDPDELFYYDLKLDGTRAPIKSVAGFWALLAGVADGSRAAHLAAELDKPATFGRLHPVPTVAADQPLYNPKGEYWRGSAWAPTTTMVVRGLEKAGYHRAARSLARNDLDVTYQVFAKTGTVWENYAPDAAEPGNQAKKDFVGWSGIGPILYLLEFGLGLKPDAPANTLTWDIQAHKRLGCERYRFNGHVVDLDAVPAADGSRWSLTVRSDGEFILKVSASSADRTFAVKKGQNEFVI; this is encoded by the coding sequence TTGCGTTCCGCCGCCATCACCGTCATTTGCTTATTGGCCGTCCTCGTCCCCCTTGCCGGACAAGCCCAAACGCCCGCCGCGGACGGCAAGCTCCGCATCGTCACCCTCGAGGGGACGCCGTATCAGATGGGCTTGGCCCATGGTACGGCGCTTAAAGCCGAAATCGCCGAGCTGGTCAAGCGCTGGAAAGAGGATCTGACCAACAGCTACAAAATGCCCGCGGATGAGTTCATCCGGAAATTCCTGGCCTACACGGATTTCAAGCCCGCCATCGAGCGCTGGACGCCCGGTCTCCTGGAAGAGGTCCGCGGCATCGCCGCCGGGGCCGGCGTCGATTTCGACACGATGTACGCTTTCCAGTTGATCGACGAAGTCTGGGTCATGAACCGGGACATCGGTCTCGACAAATGCACGTCCATCGCGGCCGGCAAGAGAGCCGAATTTCCCGCTTTCGTTTCCCAGACCCAGGATATCCCCGGCTTCTATCACGGCTTCCAGACGGTTCTGCGGATCAAGGATAAGAAAGAAAATCTGGAGACTCTGGTCTTCACCATCCCGGGGGTGATCGCCCTGAACGGCATGAACAGCCGGTCGGTCGGCGTCTGCGTCAACGCCGTCCCGCAACTGGCCTGTTCGCCGAGGGGCCTCCCCGTGGCCTTCGTCATCCGGGGCCTCCTGCGGCAGCGGACCTACGGCGAGGCGGCGAAATTTCTGGGCGACATCCCGCCTGCCGCCCCGCAAAACTATATGATCGGCGGCTCGACGGAGGCTGCCTGTTTCGAGCGCTCGGCCGGGCGGATGAGCCGGTTTATCCCCTTCGAGGGGTCTGAATTCACATATCACACGAATCACCCGATCGTGAACGAGGACTTCACCCCCCGCTTCGCCGAGATGCTGAAACGGCAGGGCACGACCCTGGCCCAGTACGGAAAATTTTGCACCCGGCTGGCTTTTCTCGGTCGGAAGCTCACCGACAAATCGGCGGTCCTCGACCTCGATCAGTTGAAAGCCTTGTACAGCAATCACGCTTCGGGCATCAACAACGCCGGGACCTACGGCTGCACCATCATGATCCTGGGCGAGAAACCGGAGCTCCACATCTCGCCCGGCCGTCCCGACGTGGCACCGTTCCAAGTTCTCGGATTTAGCGAAGTGCAAGGCAAGTATTTCGCCAAGAAAGCTTATGCCCCCTCGCCCCTGCCGACCTTCGCCGCAACGAAAACCCTACTCCCCTCGCCGCGCTTCGACGACCAGCCGGGCTACGTCGCCATGTACTGGAAGGCCTGGGAGCTGGCTTTCCGCAACTTCCACGAGCCGGCCGCCGCGACAGGCTACGTTTCGCAATTTATCGACGCCGCCTTCAACCAGAATATTTTCGCCTGGGACACATGCTTCATGACCTTTTTCACCAACACCGCCCACCCGCTCGTCCCGGGCATCGCCTCGCTCGACAACTTCTACGCCCGCCAGCACGAGGACGGCGAGATCTGCCGCGAGATCGACCGCTCGACGGGCCGGGACTTCAAGGTCTGGATCAATCCCGGCCAGCCCCTCTACAGCGCCTGGGGATTTAACATCGACAATCCTCCCCCGCCCGTCACGGTCCAATATATCGGACGCCAGGCCCCCCTCATCCCGTCCAAGGTGACCCTCGACGGGCTCGATCATCCGCTTTTCGCCTGGGCCGAGATTGTCGACATTTCCTGCGAGATGGTCCTTGTGGCCCGCGAGATGGCGGAGATGGCCCGGACGATCGGCAAGCGCGGCGAGGCCGAGGTCTTTGACCGCGAAGCCGATGCGTTGGCCGAGCTGATCAACCGGCTGATGTGGGACCCGGACGAGCTTTTTTACTACGACCTCAAGCTGGACGGAACGCGGGCGCCGATCAAGTCGGTGGCCGGGTTCTGGGCTCTGCTCGCGGGTGTGGCGGACGGGTCGCGGGCCGCGCATTTGGCGGCCGAGCTCGACAAGCCGGCCACATTCGGCCGCCTGCATCCCGTGCCCACGGTGGCCGCCGACCAGCCGCTCTACAACCCCAAAGGCGAATACTGGCGCGGCTCGGCTTGGGCGCCGACAACGACCATGGTCGTGCGCGGGCTGGAGAAGGCCGGCTACCACCGAGCGGCCCGCTCGCTCGCCCGGAATGACCTGGACGTGACTTATCAGGTCTTCGCCAAGACGGGGACGGTCTGGGAAAACTACGCTCCCGACGCGGCGGAGCCGGGGAATCAAGCGAAAAAGGACTTCGTCGGCTGGAGCGGGATCGGCCCGATCCTCTACCTGCTCGAGTTCGGGCTGGGCCTCAAGCCCGATGCGCCGGCGAACACGCTGACCTGGGACATCCAGGCCCATAAGCGCCTGGGCTGCGAGCGGTATCGATTCAACGGGCATGTCGTGGATCTTGACGCCGTGCCAGCCGCGGACGGTTCGCGGTGGAGCCTGACCGTTCGATCGGACGGGGAATTCATCCTCAAAGTCAGCGCCTCGAGCGCGGACAGGACGTTTGCGGTGAAAAAGGGCCAAAACGAGTTCGTGATCTAG
- a CDS encoding S8/S53 family peptidase encodes MKRCALVLAALAAIFGLATLIAAQESAFGTALTPKGQGIVRHPPAADFAAERGKLDALPVYDPAKTAGWQVDLRSRDLSGLDLAGRLSDLLNADFDSKTVWPKSLPAGFDPAAIMAAGINPGLGVRALHKSGITGRGVGIAIIDQCLLVDHAEYKDRLRLYEEIHVGDSSAAMHGPAVASIAVGKTVGVAPEADLYYIAETHGTVESGQFVFDFQYLAESIDRVLEINKNLPADRKIRVISISVGWDPRQKGYVEVTAAVERAKKDGIFVVSSSLSATYAGKLNFHGLGRDPLTDPEKFAFYRHGLWWTNQFWAMTAGSPELLLVPMDSRGTASPTGNDDYVFYRQGGWSWSIPYIAGLYALACQVKPDITPELFWAAALKTGDAVDIPARRTLPSEADLAKQIEKILDERMAFMKQRSPDVPLEKALAEAYSRLSGKKAETISEADFRAWAVAGPIREMALGDTKPKTLKTIVNPARLLEALKKSTS; translated from the coding sequence ATGAAAAGATGCGCCTTGGTTTTGGCCGCGCTCGCGGCGATTTTCGGCCTAGCGACCCTGATCGCCGCCCAGGAATCTGCCTTCGGAACGGCTCTGACGCCCAAAGGCCAGGGCATCGTTCGACATCCCCCGGCCGCCGACTTCGCCGCCGAGCGCGGCAAGCTGGACGCTCTGCCCGTCTACGATCCCGCCAAAACCGCCGGCTGGCAGGTCGATCTGCGCAGCCGCGACCTTTCGGGATTGGACCTCGCGGGGCGGCTGTCCGACCTCCTCAACGCAGACTTCGACTCCAAGACCGTCTGGCCGAAGAGTCTTCCCGCCGGATTCGATCCGGCCGCGATCATGGCCGCAGGGATCAATCCGGGCCTTGGCGTCCGAGCGCTCCACAAGAGCGGGATCACCGGCCGGGGCGTCGGCATCGCCATCATCGACCAATGCCTCCTTGTCGATCACGCCGAATACAAGGACCGGCTGCGTCTTTACGAGGAGATCCACGTCGGGGATAGCTCGGCAGCCATGCACGGCCCGGCCGTCGCCTCGATCGCGGTCGGAAAGACCGTCGGCGTCGCACCCGAGGCCGATCTCTACTACATCGCCGAGACCCACGGAACGGTGGAATCCGGACAATTCGTTTTCGACTTCCAATACTTGGCCGAGTCGATCGACCGCGTTCTGGAGATCAACAAAAACCTCCCGGCGGACCGGAAGATTCGCGTCATTTCCATCTCCGTCGGCTGGGATCCTCGGCAAAAGGGATACGTCGAGGTGACCGCCGCCGTGGAGCGGGCAAAAAAGGACGGGATTTTCGTCGTTTCCTCGTCGCTTTCCGCGACCTACGCCGGGAAGCTCAATTTCCACGGCCTGGGCCGGGATCCGTTGACCGATCCGGAGAAATTTGCGTTCTATCGACACGGCCTCTGGTGGACGAACCAGTTCTGGGCCATGACGGCGGGGAGCCCGGAGCTCCTGCTCGTCCCCATGGACTCCCGCGGCACGGCCAGCCCGACCGGCAACGACGACTATGTTTTCTACAGGCAGGGCGGCTGGAGCTGGTCGATCCCCTATATCGCCGGCCTCTATGCGCTCGCCTGCCAGGTCAAGCCCGACATCACCCCTGAGCTCTTTTGGGCGGCCGCTTTAAAGACGGGCGATGCCGTCGATATTCCCGCCCGCCGGACCCTGCCGTCCGAAGCCGACCTGGCCAAGCAAATCGAAAAGATACTCGACGAACGGATGGCGTTCATGAAACAACGGAGCCCGGACGTCCCGCTGGAAAAGGCCCTGGCCGAAGCTTATAGCCGGTTGAGCGGGAAGAAAGCCGAGACGATCAGCGAAGCCGATTTCCGGGCCTGGGCGGTCGCCGGCCCGATCCGCGAGATGGCCCTGGGCGACACCAAGCCCAAAACGCTTAAAACGATCGTCAACCCGGCCCGGCTCCTGGAGGCCTTGAAGAAAAGCACCTCTTAA